One part of the Sorangiineae bacterium MSr11954 genome encodes these proteins:
- a CDS encoding class I SAM-dependent rRNA methyltransferase, with protein MKKTAPKIQHGVTNRPQAAKFRADSDSGKLEVGAGAVEKLRRGHPWVWQRTVQRGLERVQAGDDVLVVGPDGSALGRGLADPESPIAARLFTNLGQADVPIDRALFAERARSAFAIRAKLFRDGATNAYRLLHGEGDRLPGFVIDRYDDVAVLRIDGDGAHARLAELVDAVWPQLEALGVVTLLLRTPKRQARERESKAPADAGKTETLRGREPSERVSVREHGVPFVVDVLHGQKTGAFLDQRENRRRTGALAPGRRVLNLFSYAGGFSLFAALGGATHVTSVDMAAGAHAAAQASFRLAGVDPRAHAFVTADAFAFLEGAKRRGSTWDLIISDPPSFASNEKSLPRALTAYRALHRACVDVLAPGGVFCAASCSSHVDAESFLATLDDVATNRSDLRLLEHHGPPPDHPTLPAWPEGRYLKFAVLG; from the coding sequence ATGAAAAAGACCGCGCCGAAGATCCAACATGGCGTTACGAATCGGCCGCAAGCAGCAAAATTTCGGGCGGACAGCGATTCGGGCAAGCTCGAAGTGGGCGCCGGGGCCGTTGAAAAACTGCGTCGAGGTCACCCGTGGGTTTGGCAACGCACGGTGCAGCGCGGGCTCGAACGGGTTCAGGCAGGCGACGACGTCCTTGTGGTCGGGCCCGACGGAAGCGCGCTTGGCCGGGGCCTCGCCGATCCCGAATCGCCCATCGCCGCGCGGCTGTTCACCAACCTGGGGCAGGCCGACGTGCCCATCGATCGGGCGCTCTTCGCGGAGCGGGCCCGCTCCGCCTTCGCCATTCGCGCAAAGCTCTTTCGCGATGGTGCGACCAATGCGTACCGGCTGCTTCATGGCGAAGGCGACCGGCTCCCGGGCTTCGTGATCGATCGTTACGATGACGTGGCCGTGCTGCGCATCGACGGCGACGGAGCCCATGCGCGGCTCGCGGAGCTCGTGGACGCCGTGTGGCCTCAGCTCGAGGCGCTCGGCGTCGTGACCTTGCTCTTGCGAACCCCGAAACGGCAGGCGCGCGAGCGCGAATCGAAGGCCCCGGCGGACGCCGGCAAGACCGAGACCCTGCGCGGGCGGGAGCCCTCCGAACGGGTGTCGGTGCGCGAGCATGGGGTGCCGTTCGTGGTGGACGTGCTCCACGGGCAAAAGACGGGCGCCTTTCTGGACCAACGCGAGAACCGAAGGCGCACCGGAGCGCTGGCGCCCGGCCGGCGGGTGCTGAATCTATTCTCGTACGCCGGCGGCTTTTCGCTGTTTGCCGCGTTGGGGGGCGCGACGCACGTGACGAGCGTCGACATGGCCGCCGGCGCCCACGCGGCCGCGCAGGCGAGCTTTCGCTTGGCGGGGGTCGATCCGCGCGCCCACGCCTTCGTCACCGCCGACGCGTTTGCGTTTCTCGAAGGCGCCAAGCGGCGCGGGAGCACGTGGGACCTGATCATCAGCGATCCCCCGAGCTTTGCGTCGAACGAAAAATCGTTGCCGCGCGCGCTCACGGCCTACCGCGCGCTGCACCGCGCGTGCGTCGATGTGCTCGCGCCGGGCGGCGTCTTTTGCGCCGCATCGTGCTCGAGCCATGTCGACGCGGAGAGCTTCTTGGCCACCCTCGACGACGTCGCCACCAACCGCAGCGATCTTCGCCTGCTCGAGCACCACGGGCCGCCGCCCGATCATCCGACCTTGCCGGCGTGGCCCGAGGGCCGGTACCTCAAGTTTGCGGTTCTTGGATAG
- a CDS encoding lysophospholipase, translating into MDELYKVDNGAGWRISLKRVAPAPSAAGAKRPALIVPGYGMNSFIFGFHPRGLSLEGYLASRGIEVWSVDLRGQGRAERRGGTDRFELAEMMDDVDVAVRHVLSHTKTGAGQVDLIGCSLGTALMFGYVAHQPQAPVRCLVNVGGLVTWVKIHPALRVAFHYPWLVGGLRIRHTRKMAGVALPVLARYAPKLLSVYMNVSSTDVTEAATMVQTVEDPNPHVNRNIAHWVAERELVMRGVNVSRALRGMHHPFLCIVANDDGIVPPETARDPYDAIGSDDKELLAVGDPTFPMAHADLFLSTGCQEKVFEKLAAFLLAR; encoded by the coding sequence ATGGACGAGCTCTACAAGGTAGACAACGGCGCCGGCTGGCGCATTTCCCTCAAGCGCGTGGCCCCCGCGCCATCGGCCGCCGGGGCCAAGCGGCCGGCGCTCATCGTGCCCGGCTACGGGATGAACTCGTTCATCTTCGGCTTCCACCCGCGCGGGCTCTCGCTCGAGGGCTACCTCGCCTCGCGCGGCATCGAGGTGTGGAGCGTCGATTTGCGCGGCCAGGGCCGGGCCGAGCGCCGAGGCGGAACGGATCGCTTCGAGCTGGCGGAGATGATGGACGACGTCGACGTGGCCGTTCGCCATGTGCTCTCGCATACGAAGACGGGCGCCGGCCAGGTGGACCTCATCGGCTGCAGCCTGGGCACGGCGCTCATGTTCGGCTATGTCGCGCACCAACCCCAGGCACCGGTGCGCTGCTTGGTGAATGTGGGCGGGCTGGTCACCTGGGTGAAAATCCATCCGGCGCTGCGCGTCGCCTTTCACTATCCGTGGCTCGTCGGCGGCCTTCGCATCCGCCACACGCGGAAGATGGCGGGGGTCGCGCTGCCGGTGCTGGCCCGCTACGCGCCGAAGCTGCTCTCGGTGTACATGAACGTGAGCTCCACCGACGTGACCGAAGCCGCCACCATGGTGCAAACCGTGGAGGATCCGAACCCCCACGTGAACCGCAACATCGCGCACTGGGTGGCGGAGCGGGAGCTCGTGATGCGCGGGGTGAACGTGTCGCGGGCGCTGCGCGGCATGCACCACCCCTTCTTGTGCATCGTGGCCAACGACGATGGCATCGTCCCCCCGGAGACGGCGCGCGATCCGTACGATGCCATTGGCTCCGACGACAAAGAGCTGCTCGCCGTGGGCGATCCGACGTTCCCCATGGCCCACGCGGATTTGTTCTTGTCGACGGGGTGCCAGGAGAAGGTCTTCGAGAAGCTCGCGGCGTTTCTCCTGGCGCGGTAG